The window GACGCTGTCGCCGAACTGCGGGGCGACACCCTGGAGGTGTCGCTGCGCACCCCGCTGCGCGGAGTGGCCCCCGGGCAGACACTGGTGCTCTACCGCCGCGATCCCGCCGGCGACGAAGTACTGGCCAGCGCGACGATCCGCGCCACGCACTGACCGGCCGGCCTACCTGTCGGGAACGTTGGCCAGGATGTTGGTCATCACGATCTCCGGGACCGAGTCCGGAAACGCGCAGAACGTCACCTCGACCAGCACCACGGACTTCACCCGGTAGTCGCGGCCGCAGTTACCCGGTCTGGTCTGCACCGAATCCGGGGTGGTCGTCACCACGCCCACCATGGCGGCACCCGAGTCCGTCGTGCCGCATCCCTCGATCTGCTCGACGATCGCGGCGAAGGCGCGTTGCGCCGTCGCGGCGTCGCGATATCCCGCGGCCGCCTGCGAGATGAGGCCACCCCGGGGCGGATTCTGGTAGCTCGTCTTGCGGAACTCCTCGACCTCCGAGCCGAACACCTGGGTCTCGGCGAACACCCACCCGCATTGCGGCGGAAGATCTTTCGCCATCCGGGGAAGTGCCATATCCACCGGGACGTCCACCGGGACCTTGCTCTCGGTGCCCGGTATCGCCGTCAGATCCCGGCCCGCGCCCGTGACCGCCTGCATCTGAGCACTCTCGAGCAGGACGGTGTCGACATCCACCGGGGACCGGGAGTCCTCGTCGATCGCCCGTACTGCGCGCACCGCATCGCCGCCCACGATCTGAGTGCACCCGACAGCCATGATCGCCGTCGCACACAGCAGCGGCGCCCAGGCACGGCCCGTCATACCCGAACCCTAGCCCGTCGCATATCGTGAGGCGAGTGAGTGTTTTCGCGACTGCGACCGGTGTCGGCTCCTGGCCCGGCACCTCGGCCAAGGAGGCCGCCGAAGTCGTCGTCGGCGAACTCCACCGTCTCCCGCATCTGGTCGAGCTTCCCGCCCGCGGGCTCGGCGCCGACATGATCGGACGTGCCGGCGGGCTGCTCGTCGACATCTGGATCGACACCGTGCCTCGCGGGTACCGCATCGCGTCGGGTCGCAGCTCGGTGACCCGACGTGCGGTGAGCCTGCTGGAGGAGGACCTCGACGCGCTGGAGGAGGCGTGGGAGAAGGCGGGGCTGCGCGGCGGTGCGCGTGCGGTCAAGGTCCAGGCGCCGGGGCCGGTCACGCTCGCGGCGCAGTTGGAGTTGCCCGGCGGGCACCGGGCGATCACCGATCCGGGCGCGGTCCGCGACCTGACGGCATCCCTCGCCGAAGGCGTGGCTGCGCATCGCGCCGCCCTGGCACGCCGTCTGGAGAGCCCGGTGGTGGTGCAGTTCGACGAACCGACCCTGCCCGCGGCACTCGCCGGCAGGCTGACCGGGGTGACGAGTCTGAGCCCCGTGCACCCGGTGGACGACGCGGTGGTCACCGCGCTGCTCGACGACTGCGTGGAGACAGTCGGCGGTGACGTCGTCGTCCACTGCTGCGCGTCGGGTGTCCCGTGGAAACTGTTGCAGCGCAGTGCTGTCCATGCGGTCTCCGTTGACGTCGACACGCTGTCCGCCGAGGACCTGGACGGTGTCGGCGAGTTCGTCGACTCGGGCCGGACCGTCGTGCTGGGTGCGGTCCCCACCGCGGCGCCGGCCGTGCGCCCTTCCGCAGAGCAGATCGCCGCCACGGTCGCCGCGGTGACCGACCGGCTGGGCTTCGCGCGCGCCGTCCTGCGGGACAGGGTCGGGATCACGCCGGCGTGCGGCCTGGCCGGTGCGACCACGGCGTGGGCGCGCTCGGCGATCGAGTTGGCGCAGCGCGCCGCCGACGGTCTGGCCGATGACCCTGAGGCCTTTTGACCCTCGATCACCCCTGGAACACCGCAGCTTCGTGCCCTCCGGCGCCGGAGGCGTTGACCGACACCGTGATCCGCGCCGACAACACCCTCTACCCAGCCCTCTTCCAGGCCAAGCGTCGTGGGAAGAACCGGATCGCCCGGCTCTAACCGGTCCGCAGATCCTTGCGCAGGATCTTGCCGGACGCCGACTTCGGGATGGCGTCGATGAACTCGACCTTGCGCACCTTCTTGTAGGGGGCGACCTGGCCCGCGACGAACTCGATCACGTCGGTTTCGGTCAGCTCGGAGTCCGCCTGCGTGACGACGAAGGCCTTGGGGACCTCCTCGCCTTCCTCGTCGCGCACACCGACCACCGCGGCGTCGGCGATGTCGGGGTGGGACAGCAGCACGGCCTCCAGTTCGGCGGGAGGCACCTGGTAGCCCTTGTACTTGATCAGTTCCTTGAGCCGGTCGACGATGTACACCAGGCCCCGGTCGTCGATCTGGGCGAGGTCGCCGGTGTGCAGCCAGCCGTCCTCGTCGATGGTCTCCTTG is drawn from Mycolicibacterium gilvum and contains these coding sequences:
- a CDS encoding sensor domain-containing protein; this translates as MTGRAWAPLLCATAIMAVGCTQIVGGDAVRAVRAIDEDSRSPVDVDTVLLESAQMQAVTGAGRDLTAIPGTESKVPVDVPVDMALPRMAKDLPPQCGWVFAETQVFGSEVEEFRKTSYQNPPRGGLISQAAAGYRDAATAQRAFAAIVEQIEGCGTTDSGAAMVGVVTTTPDSVQTRPGNCGRDYRVKSVVLVEVTFCAFPDSVPEIVMTNILANVPDR
- a CDS encoding methionine synthase, which codes for MSVFATATGVGSWPGTSAKEAAEVVVGELHRLPHLVELPARGLGADMIGRAGGLLVDIWIDTVPRGYRIASGRSSVTRRAVSLLEEDLDALEEAWEKAGLRGGARAVKVQAPGPVTLAAQLELPGGHRAITDPGAVRDLTASLAEGVAAHRAALARRLESPVVVQFDEPTLPAALAGRLTGVTSLSPVHPVDDAVVTALLDDCVETVGGDVVVHCCASGVPWKLLQRSAVHAVSVDVDTLSAEDLDGVGEFVDSGRTVVLGAVPTAAPAVRPSAEQIAATVAAVTDRLGFARAVLRDRVGITPACGLAGATTAWARSAIELAQRAADGLADDPEAF